A region from the Mesorhizobium sp. J8 genome encodes:
- a CDS encoding MFS transporter, which translates to MPLALYALTAGAFGIGVTEFVIMGLLLDVSADLGVSISAAGLLISGYALGVVVGAPLLGALTGRLAKKTLLLALMVVFTVGNLACALAPDYWTLMAARVLTAFAHASFFGVGSVVATSLVAPNRKASAIALMFTGLTVANILGVPFGTWLGQAYGWRSSFLAVTLVGVVAFAVIALLVPRDEPAATDEEESSEGTLAVLGRRAVLLGLLTTVLSWVGVFAAFTYLAPILTRVTGFSEGAVSPILLVFGGGLVAGNLLGGRLADRHLVPTVVGTLIGLSAVLFIMAAAIHQPVAAIVAVGLLGAAAFATVAPLQMWVLEKAKGAGQGLASSFNIAAFNLGNAIGAWLGGFVIDHGPGLGAVPLVAGLVPLAALGVVLIALRLERGRAIGKPVTAQC; encoded by the coding sequence ATGCCCCTTGCTCTCTATGCCCTCACCGCCGGCGCCTTCGGCATCGGCGTCACCGAATTCGTCATCATGGGCCTGCTGCTCGATGTCAGCGCCGATCTCGGCGTCTCGATCTCGGCGGCGGGCCTGCTCATTTCCGGCTATGCGCTGGGCGTCGTCGTCGGCGCGCCGCTGCTTGGCGCCTTGACCGGCCGCCTGGCGAAGAAGACCCTGCTGCTTGCGCTCATGGTGGTCTTCACCGTCGGCAACCTGGCCTGCGCGCTGGCGCCCGACTACTGGACGCTGATGGCGGCGCGTGTGCTCACCGCCTTCGCCCACGCCTCCTTCTTCGGTGTCGGCTCCGTCGTCGCCACCAGCCTGGTCGCGCCCAACAGGAAGGCCTCAGCCATCGCGCTGATGTTCACCGGCCTCACCGTCGCCAACATCCTCGGCGTGCCCTTCGGCACCTGGCTCGGCCAGGCTTATGGCTGGCGCTCCAGCTTCCTCGCCGTCACGCTGGTCGGCGTGGTCGCCTTTGCCGTGATCGCATTGCTGGTGCCGCGCGACGAACCGGCGGCAACGGACGAGGAGGAAAGCTCCGAAGGCACGCTCGCCGTGCTCGGCCGCCGGGCAGTGCTGCTCGGCCTTCTGACCACGGTGCTGAGCTGGGTCGGCGTCTTTGCCGCCTTCACCTATCTGGCGCCGATCCTGACCCGCGTCACCGGCTTTTCCGAGGGAGCCGTATCGCCGATCCTGCTCGTCTTCGGCGGCGGGCTGGTAGCGGGCAATCTGCTTGGCGGACGCCTCGCCGACCGGCACCTGGTGCCGACGGTCGTCGGCACGCTGATAGGCCTGTCGGCGGTGCTGTTCATCATGGCCGCGGCGATCCACCAGCCGGTCGCGGCGATCGTCGCCGTTGGCCTGCTGGGCGCTGCCGCTTTCGCCACTGTCGCGCCGCTGCAGATGTGGGTGCTGGAGAAGGCCAAGGGCGCCGGCCAGGGCCTGGCCTCCTCCTTCAACATCGCCGCCTTCAATCTCGGCAACGCCATCGGCGCCTGGCTCGGCGGCTTCGTCATCGACCACGGCCCCGGCCTCGGCGCCGTCCCCCTCGTCGCCGGCCTGGTGCCGCTCGCGGCGCTCGGCGTCGTGCTGATCGCGCTGCGCCTCGAGCGCGGCCGGGCGATCGGCAAGCCGGTCACGGCGCAGTGCTGA
- a CDS encoding aldo/keto reductase encodes MDYRPLGASGLKVPALSFGAGTFGGSGPLFGHWGNSDAKEARRLVDICLEAGVNLFDTADVYSNGASEEVLGEAIKGRRDAVLISTKTSLPMGDGPADWGSSRSRLIRSVDAALRRLGTDYIDLLQLHAFDASTPVEEVLSALDDIVRSGKLRYVGVSNFSGWQVMKSLGLAEKHGYPRYVAHQVYYSLVGRDYEWELMPLGLDQGVGALVWSPLGWGRLTGKIRRGQPLPEKSRLHGTADFGPPVENEHLFKVVDALEAVAAETGKTVPQVAINWLLQRPTVSSVIIGARNEEQLRQNLGAVGWALTPEQIKALDEASAVTAPYPYFPYRRQEGFARLNPPAV; translated from the coding sequence ATGGACTATCGACCTCTCGGCGCTTCCGGCCTGAAAGTGCCGGCGCTTTCCTTCGGCGCCGGAACTTTTGGCGGCTCCGGCCCGCTCTTCGGCCATTGGGGCAACAGCGACGCGAAGGAGGCGCGCCGGCTGGTCGACATCTGCCTCGAGGCAGGCGTCAATCTCTTCGACACGGCCGATGTCTATTCCAACGGCGCATCGGAGGAGGTGCTTGGGGAGGCCATCAAGGGCCGCCGCGACGCGGTGCTGATCTCGACCAAGACGTCGCTGCCGATGGGCGACGGCCCGGCCGACTGGGGCTCGTCGCGTTCGCGCCTGATCCGCTCCGTCGACGCGGCGCTGAGGCGCCTCGGCACCGACTACATTGACCTGCTGCAGCTCCATGCCTTCGACGCCTCGACGCCGGTCGAGGAAGTGCTGTCGGCGCTCGACGACATCGTGCGCTCCGGCAAGCTGCGCTATGTCGGCGTCTCCAACTTCTCCGGCTGGCAGGTGATGAAATCGCTCGGCCTGGCCGAGAAGCACGGCTATCCGCGCTATGTCGCGCATCAGGTCTACTATTCGCTGGTCGGCCGCGACTATGAGTGGGAGCTGATGCCGCTCGGCCTCGACCAAGGCGTCGGCGCGCTGGTGTGGAGCCCGCTCGGCTGGGGCCGGCTCACCGGCAAGATCCGCCGCGGCCAGCCCTTGCCGGAAAAGAGCCGGCTGCACGGCACGGCCGATTTCGGCCCGCCGGTCGAGAACGAGCATCTGTTCAAGGTGGTCGATGCCCTGGAGGCAGTCGCCGCCGAAACCGGCAAGACCGTGCCGCAGGTCGCCATCAACTGGCTCCTGCAGCGGCCGACCGTCTCGTCGGTGATCATCGGCGCCCGCAATGAGGAGCAGCTTCGCCAGAACTTAGGGGCCGTCGGCTGGGCGCTGACGCCGGAGCAGATCAAGGCGCTCGACGAAGCGAGCGCTGTGACGGCGCCTTATCCGTATTTCCCCTATCGGCGCCAGGAAGGCTTTGCACGGCTGAACCCACCGGCGGTGTGA
- a CDS encoding usg protein, with protein sequence MRDHSEMDLMLKGYGLTTAKILYHYPDHPHLLQSFVWQDYDIAPQFPVLIRFIEFWKTKLDGPLHSVTYTHHKLIAPNEWRKVDGEFLVH encoded by the coding sequence ATGCGCGACCATTCCGAAATGGACCTGATGCTCAAGGGATATGGGCTCACCACGGCCAAGATCCTTTACCACTACCCGGACCATCCGCACCTGCTGCAAAGCTTTGTCTGGCAGGATTACGACATAGCTCCGCAATTCCCGGTGCTGATCCGTTTCATCGAGTTCTGGAAGACCAAGCTCGACGGACCGCTGCACTCGGTGACCTATACCCACCACAAGCTGATCGCGCCGAACGAGTGGCGGAAGGTCGATGGGGAGTTTCTGGTGCACTAG
- the acs gene encoding acetate--CoA ligase, with amino-acid sequence MSDVHVHRVQPAWKKNALIDNDTYLKWYADSVKNPDKFWGKHGKRIDWFKPFTKVKNTSFDGKVSIKWFEDGQTNVSYNCIDRHLKKRGDQTAIIWEGDNPYDDRKITYNELYAHVCRFANVLKKHGVKKGDRVTIYMPMIPETAYAMLACTRIGAIHSVVFGGFSPDALAGRIDDCKSAIVITADEGLRGGKPIPLKDNTDKAIDIAAKAGTKVEKVVVVRRTGGKTGWVPGRDVWYHEEAATVKADCKPEKMKAEDPLFILYTSGSTGKPKGVLHTTGGYLVYVSMTHQYVFDYHDGDIYWCTADVGWVTGHSYIVYGPLANGATTLMFEGVPNYPSQSRFWEVIDKHKVNIFYTAPTALRALMGAGDSHVKKTSRKSLRVLGTVGEPINPEAWEWYYNVVGNAKVPIVDTWWQTETGGIMITPLPGATDLKAGSATRPFFGVRPQLVDGEGKVLEGAADGNLCIVDSWPGQMRTVYGDHDRFVQTYFSTYKGKYFTGDGCRRDADGYYWITGRVDDVINVSGHRMGTAEVESALVSHDKVSEAAVVGYPHDIKGQGIYCYVTLMAGTQPSEDLRKELIAHVRKEIGAIATPDKIQFAPGLPKTRSGKIMRRILRKIAEDEFGALGDTSTLADPAVVDDLVANRQNKKG; translated from the coding sequence ATGTCCGATGTCCATGTCCACCGCGTCCAGCCCGCGTGGAAGAAGAACGCGCTGATCGACAACGACACCTATCTCAAATGGTATGCCGACAGCGTGAAGAACCCGGACAAGTTCTGGGGCAAGCATGGCAAGCGGATCGACTGGTTCAAGCCCTTCACCAAGGTCAAGAACACCTCCTTCGACGGCAAGGTCTCGATCAAGTGGTTCGAGGACGGCCAGACCAACGTCTCCTACAATTGCATCGACCGGCACCTGAAGAAGCGCGGCGACCAGACCGCGATCATCTGGGAGGGCGACAATCCTTACGACGACCGCAAGATTACCTATAACGAGCTCTATGCGCATGTCTGCCGCTTCGCCAATGTCTTGAAGAAGCATGGCGTCAAGAAGGGCGACCGCGTCACCATCTACATGCCGATGATCCCGGAAACGGCCTATGCGATGCTGGCCTGCACCCGTATCGGCGCCATCCATTCGGTCGTCTTCGGCGGCTTCTCGCCGGACGCGCTCGCCGGCCGCATCGACGACTGCAAGTCGGCCATCGTCATCACCGCCGACGAGGGCCTGCGCGGCGGCAAGCCGATCCCGCTCAAGGACAACACCGACAAGGCGATCGACATCGCCGCCAAGGCAGGCACCAAGGTGGAAAAAGTGGTGGTCGTGCGCCGCACCGGCGGCAAGACCGGCTGGGTGCCTGGACGCGACGTCTGGTACCATGAGGAGGCCGCGACCGTTAAGGCCGACTGCAAGCCGGAGAAGATGAAGGCGGAGGACCCGCTGTTCATCCTCTACACCTCCGGCTCGACCGGCAAGCCGAAGGGCGTTCTTCACACCACCGGCGGCTACCTCGTTTATGTCTCGATGACGCACCAGTATGTGTTCGACTACCATGACGGCGACATCTACTGGTGCACGGCCGATGTCGGCTGGGTGACCGGCCACAGCTACATCGTCTACGGACCCTTGGCCAACGGCGCCACGACGCTGATGTTCGAAGGCGTGCCGAACTACCCCTCGCAGTCGCGCTTCTGGGAAGTGATCGACAAGCACAAGGTCAACATCTTCTACACCGCGCCGACGGCGCTGCGCGCGCTGATGGGCGCCGGCGACAGCCACGTGAAGAAGACCTCGCGCAAGTCGCTGCGCGTGCTGGGCACGGTCGGCGAGCCGATCAATCCGGAAGCCTGGGAATGGTATTACAACGTCGTCGGCAACGCCAAGGTGCCGATCGTCGACACCTGGTGGCAGACCGAGACCGGCGGCATCATGATCACGCCGCTGCCGGGCGCCACCGACCTCAAGGCCGGCTCCGCCACGCGACCCTTCTTCGGCGTCCGGCCGCAACTGGTCGACGGCGAAGGCAAGGTGCTGGAGGGTGCGGCCGACGGCAATCTCTGCATCGTCGATTCCTGGCCGGGCCAGATGCGCACCGTCTATGGCGACCACGACCGCTTCGTGCAGACCTATTTTTCGACTTACAAGGGCAAGTATTTCACCGGCGACGGCTGCCGCCGCGACGCCGACGGCTATTACTGGATCACCGGCCGCGTCGACGACGTCATCAACGTCTCCGGCCATCGCATGGGGACGGCCGAGGTGGAATCGGCGCTGGTCAGCCACGACAAGGTGTCGGAGGCAGCCGTCGTCGGCTACCCGCATGACATCAAGGGCCAGGGCATCTACTGCTATGTCACGCTGATGGCCGGCACCCAACCGAGCGAGGATCTGCGCAAGGAGCTGATCGCCCATGTGCGCAAGGAGATCGGCGCCATCGCCACGCCCGACAAGATCCAGTTCGCGCCGGGCCTGCCGAAGACCCGTTCGGGCAAGATCATGCGGCGCATCCTGCGCAAGATCGCCGAGGACGAGTTCGGCGCGCTCGGCGACACCTCGACGCTGGCCGATCCGGCCGTGGTCGACGACCTCGTCGCCAACCGGCAGAACAAGAAGGGCTGA
- a CDS encoding MOSC domain-containing protein: MTGELGTVSQLWRYPASSLAGERLDVITVGLRTVDGDRLFGLVDAADGEIARPDREARWHKVPLIRTRLSKAPTSKEWRLEVAVPGGGWLPAPDPESDRAVSAFLGFDASIRPFGAQNAAPSYAGPRTEARYAKAPIHLLTTASLARLKALHPEGTPDPRRFRPNIVIDMAPVEGSFPETEWIGRKLAIGDLELTVSEPCRRCGFTVIAQDGFDADPGILRNLVRHNAHNLGVYCTVDRPARIEIGAPMRFLPDS; the protein is encoded by the coding sequence ATGACTGGCGAGCTCGGCACCGTCAGCCAACTCTGGCGCTATCCGGCGAGCTCGCTCGCCGGCGAGCGGCTTGATGTCATCACCGTCGGGCTGAGGACCGTCGACGGCGACCGGCTGTTCGGGCTGGTCGATGCTGCCGACGGCGAGATCGCCAGACCCGACCGCGAGGCCAGATGGCACAAGGTGCCGCTGATCCGCACCCGGCTGAGCAAGGCCCCGACGAGCAAGGAATGGCGGCTGGAAGTCGCGGTGCCCGGCGGCGGCTGGTTGCCGGCGCCGGATCCTGAAAGCGACCGCGCGGTGTCCGCATTTCTCGGCTTCGACGCCTCGATCCGGCCGTTCGGCGCGCAGAATGCGGCGCCCTCCTATGCCGGCCCGCGGACCGAGGCCCGCTATGCCAAGGCGCCGATCCATCTGCTCACCACCGCCTCGCTCGCAAGGCTGAAGGCGCTGCATCCTGAAGGCACGCCCGATCCGCGCCGCTTCCGACCCAACATCGTCATCGACATGGCGCCGGTCGAAGGCTCGTTTCCCGAAACGGAATGGATCGGCAGGAAGCTCGCGATCGGCGATCTCGAGCTCACCGTCTCCGAACCCTGCCGCCGCTGCGGCTTCACCGTCATTGCCCAGGACGGCTTCGACGCCGACCCCGGCATCTTGCGCAACCTGGTGCGCCACAACGCCCACAATCTCGGCGTCTACTGCACCGTCGACCGGCCGGCGCGGATCGAGATCGGCGCGCCGATGCGATTTCTGCCAGACAGTTGA
- a CDS encoding acyltransferase family protein has translation MELKTGNVGCTDRQMGDGSKQRLLALDGLRAYAALAVIVYHSILLFDRGLIQRVLTKTFWEVDASDIWAKAWLSTFNGAAAVELFFLLSGCVLIRSLDAAKGTWLSVSATFAIKRALRIYPGLIPCVAVTAAVAPSALSWGNIAGNMALWNFKVVGPSWTLQVEMLAIPLLLIVSMVHRSWGIRGVLAVLAVALVARKNQEIFVAPPLGEYGYLFVLGTMVPSRAGRFAASLARPVGWMPVVVAFVFLRQCLGGMDLATAALGFVLLALLYHDDAAATAPVLVSRVPQFLGKVSFGIYLWNVPFLHMPYLLPKALWSLDAVTAGLIISAVIVPLSIVLATLSYRLIEAPGIAIGTRLTKLGAFGSRRLSVPEAAN, from the coding sequence GTGGAATTGAAGACCGGGAATGTTGGCTGTACAGACAGACAAATGGGGGACGGGTCGAAGCAACGTTTACTGGCACTTGACGGGCTTCGAGCCTATGCCGCGCTCGCGGTCATCGTCTATCACTCCATCTTGCTGTTCGATCGGGGCCTCATCCAGAGGGTGCTGACAAAGACGTTCTGGGAGGTGGATGCCAGCGATATCTGGGCGAAGGCCTGGCTCTCGACCTTCAACGGCGCGGCGGCCGTGGAGTTGTTCTTCTTACTCAGCGGCTGCGTTCTTATCCGGTCGTTGGATGCGGCCAAGGGTACGTGGTTGTCGGTATCGGCCACTTTTGCGATCAAGCGCGCACTGCGGATCTATCCAGGCTTGATCCCATGCGTTGCCGTGACGGCAGCGGTTGCTCCGTCCGCCCTTTCATGGGGGAACATTGCCGGCAACATGGCGCTGTGGAACTTCAAGGTAGTCGGCCCGAGTTGGACCCTGCAGGTCGAAATGCTTGCCATTCCGCTCCTGCTCATCGTGAGCATGGTGCATCGGAGCTGGGGCATTCGGGGCGTCCTCGCCGTGTTGGCCGTGGCCCTCGTTGCGAGAAAGAACCAGGAGATATTCGTAGCTCCACCGCTTGGCGAATACGGTTATCTGTTCGTTCTGGGCACCATGGTGCCCAGCCGAGCTGGGCGTTTCGCCGCATCGCTGGCGAGACCTGTCGGTTGGATGCCCGTTGTCGTGGCCTTCGTCTTTCTCCGACAATGCCTCGGTGGAATGGACCTGGCGACGGCGGCGCTCGGCTTTGTCTTGTTGGCGCTGCTCTATCACGACGACGCCGCGGCCACGGCGCCTGTGCTCGTGTCCCGGGTGCCGCAATTTCTTGGGAAGGTCAGTTTCGGCATCTACCTTTGGAATGTGCCGTTCCTCCATATGCCATACCTATTGCCGAAAGCGCTGTGGTCCCTTGATGCCGTAACGGCGGGGCTTATCATCTCCGCGGTGATCGTCCCGTTGAGCATCGTGCTCGCGACGCTCAGCTATCGGCTTATCGAAGCGCCCGGCATAGCGATAGGAACGCGTCTGACGAAGCTCGGAGCTTTCGGCTCGCGCCGTCTCTCGGTGCCGGAAGCGGCAAACTGA
- a CDS encoding TadE/TadG family type IV pilus assembly protein — protein sequence MRQLRGVVRGVDGFTRNREGNFTVLFGAAASVLALGVGFAVNISQLYNARSSLQGVVDAAVTSTARDLTLGVIKDADATKTVQAFLDANSAAGILQANQVVLDKLTVNRTANTVQADAHVDVGLFFPLFSTDNMRRVTASTTALYSDKQVEVAMMLDITGSMAKKGKVDKIGDLKAAAKNAVQTMLQNQDPKNPRVRVALVPYASAVNAGKLGENVYVENQGGSDLPPVAGSTLLVAKTNSKLLPAFGDYVSIVGAATPRPDNCATERKDKSGNPDFSADGPDTVRTDRDGKKYFALVNRDDHLSGSGMNKCPTAAVIPLTADSGALLDSIDDFQADGYTAGAIAVQWTYYMLSPQWRTVIKNAGLGSGPSDNNAKKIAKVAILMTDGQFNTAFAGAGGNYNSQGNLARRNAQTLCGNMKDDGIEVFTIGFDLNDKHMSATERDQAKAVLKDCSSKDTSSANKHYFEASTGAELDAAFQEIIRNTEKVALTQ from the coding sequence ATGCGGCAGCTCAGAGGTGTCGTTCGTGGGGTGGACGGCTTTACCCGGAATCGCGAAGGCAATTTCACGGTTCTGTTCGGAGCTGCCGCATCGGTCCTCGCGCTGGGGGTGGGATTCGCGGTCAATATCTCGCAGCTCTACAATGCGAGGTCGAGCCTGCAGGGCGTCGTCGACGCGGCTGTGACCTCGACGGCCCGCGATCTCACCCTCGGCGTCATCAAGGATGCCGACGCCACCAAGACGGTGCAGGCATTCCTCGACGCCAACAGCGCGGCCGGCATCCTGCAGGCCAATCAGGTCGTGCTCGACAAGCTTACGGTCAACAGGACGGCCAATACGGTACAGGCGGATGCGCATGTCGATGTCGGCCTCTTTTTCCCGCTGTTCAGCACCGACAACATGCGCCGCGTGACCGCCTCGACCACGGCGCTCTATTCGGACAAGCAGGTCGAGGTGGCGATGATGCTCGACATAACGGGGTCGATGGCCAAGAAAGGCAAGGTCGACAAGATCGGCGATCTGAAAGCAGCGGCGAAAAACGCCGTCCAGACGATGCTTCAGAACCAGGACCCGAAGAACCCTCGCGTCCGAGTGGCGCTTGTGCCCTATGCATCTGCCGTGAACGCCGGCAAGCTGGGGGAAAATGTCTATGTCGAAAACCAAGGAGGCTCGGACCTGCCTCCCGTTGCCGGCAGCACACTTCTGGTCGCCAAGACGAACAGCAAACTGCTGCCGGCTTTCGGCGACTATGTCTCCATCGTCGGCGCGGCGACGCCTCGCCCCGATAATTGCGCCACGGAGCGCAAGGACAAAAGCGGCAATCCGGATTTCAGCGCTGATGGGCCCGACACGGTCCGCACGGACAGGGATGGCAAGAAATATTTTGCCCTGGTCAACCGGGACGATCATCTGAGCGGCTCGGGAATGAACAAGTGCCCTACCGCGGCGGTGATCCCGCTGACCGCCGATTCCGGTGCATTGCTCGATTCGATCGATGACTTCCAGGCGGATGGCTACACGGCCGGCGCGATCGCCGTTCAGTGGACCTATTACATGCTGTCGCCGCAATGGCGCACGGTGATCAAGAATGCCGGCCTGGGCAGCGGCCCCTCGGACAACAATGCGAAAAAGATCGCCAAGGTCGCGATCCTGATGACCGATGGCCAGTTCAACACCGCCTTCGCCGGCGCGGGAGGCAACTACAACAGCCAGGGCAACCTTGCGCGCCGCAATGCTCAAACCTTGTGCGGCAACATGAAAGACGATGGCATCGAGGTTTTCACCATCGGCTTCGATCTGAACGACAAGCACATGTCGGCAACCGAGCGGGACCAGGCGAAAGCGGTGCTGAAGGATTGTTCGTCGAAGGATACCTCCTCCGCCAACAAGCATTATTTCGAAGCGTCCACCGGAGCGGAGTTGGATGCCGCCTTTCAGGAAATCATCCGCAACACTGAAAAGGTCGCGCTGACGCAGTGA
- a CDS encoding transglutaminase-like domain-containing protein — protein sequence MLIRLGYEIAIECEAVTPIISLLDIHPERHADIKRQTRVLTSPSVPTHTYRDRHGNICRRFTAPAGSFRILYDAAVEDSGETDEVNTLARETPVAELPDDVLVYLLGSRYCETDHLSNTAWQLFGQLPPGWARVQAIVDYVNSRLSFGYGYARATRTAAQAHEERVGVCRDFAHLAITLCRCMNIPARYVNGYLGDIGVPADPAPMDFSAWMEVFLDGKWYTFDPRHNRPRIGRVVIARGRDATDVPLLHSFGPHRLSLFKVWTYEQEGNRFNPPHHGVDRTASTQMLA from the coding sequence ATGCTGATCCGGCTCGGCTACGAAATCGCCATCGAATGCGAGGCGGTGACGCCGATCATCTCGCTGCTCGACATCCATCCCGAACGGCACGCCGACATCAAGCGGCAGACGCGGGTCCTCACCTCGCCCTCGGTGCCGACCCATACCTATCGCGACCGCCACGGCAACATCTGCCGTCGTTTCACGGCGCCTGCCGGAAGCTTCCGCATCCTTTATGACGCGGCGGTCGAGGACAGCGGCGAGACCGACGAGGTGAACACGCTGGCGCGGGAAACGCCGGTCGCGGAACTGCCGGACGACGTGCTGGTCTATCTGCTCGGCAGCCGCTACTGCGAAACCGACCATCTCAGCAACACCGCCTGGCAGCTTTTCGGCCAGCTGCCGCCCGGCTGGGCGCGCGTCCAGGCGATCGTCGACTATGTCAACAGCCGGCTTTCCTTCGGCTACGGCTATGCGCGCGCCACCCGCACGGCGGCCCAGGCGCATGAGGAACGTGTCGGGGTGTGCCGCGATTTCGCGCATCTGGCGATCACGCTTTGCCGATGCATGAACATTCCGGCGCGCTATGTGAATGGCTATCTCGGCGATATCGGAGTGCCGGCGGACCCGGCGCCGATGGATTTCTCGGCCTGGATGGAAGTTTTCCTGGATGGCAAGTGGTACACGTTCGATCCGCGCCACAACCGGCCGCGCATCGGCCGGGTCGTCATCGCGCGGGGCCGCGACGCCACCGACGTGCCGCTGCTGCACAGTTTCGGTCCGCACCGGCTCAGCCTGTTCAAGGTCTGGACCTACGAGCAGGAAGGCAACCGCTTCAATCCTCCGCATCACGGCGTCGACAGGACAGCCAGCACGCAGATGCTGGCATAG
- a CDS encoding HAD-IA family hydrolase, producing the protein MFTGSKFAAFLFDMDGTVLNSIAAAERVWTAWANRHGLDVTAFLPTIHGRRARETIAALKLPGVDPLAEADLLLKAEADDLEGIVPIPGAVAFLESLPPERWAIVTSAPRELALLRIKAAGIPVPAMMVTAEDVSHGKPAPDCFLLAAGRLGVEARDCLVFEDAPAGIAAAEASGASVMVISATHVHPLVTPHPTIRSYDEIGIVTDDSGWIALAPERAVA; encoded by the coding sequence ATGTTCACAGGCTCAAAGTTCGCCGCCTTCCTGTTCGACATGGACGGCACGGTGCTCAACTCGATCGCGGCGGCGGAGCGAGTGTGGACGGCGTGGGCGAACCGGCATGGCCTCGATGTCACGGCCTTCCTGCCGACGATCCATGGCAGGCGCGCGCGAGAGACCATCGCCGCGCTGAAGCTTCCGGGCGTCGATCCGCTGGCGGAGGCGGATCTGCTGCTCAAGGCCGAAGCCGACGATCTCGAAGGCATCGTCCCTATCCCTGGCGCCGTCGCCTTCCTGGAATCGCTGCCGCCGGAGCGCTGGGCGATCGTCACCTCGGCGCCGCGCGAGCTGGCGCTGCTGCGCATCAAGGCGGCCGGCATCCCGGTTCCCGCCATGATGGTCACCGCCGAAGACGTGAGTCACGGCAAGCCGGCGCCGGACTGCTTCCTGCTGGCGGCGGGCCGTCTCGGAGTCGAGGCGCGCGACTGCCTGGTCTTCGAGGATGCGCCGGCGGGCATCGCGGCGGCCGAGGCTTCCGGCGCCTCGGTGATGGTGATCAGCGCCACGCATGTACACCCGCTCGTGACGCCGCACCCGACAATCCGTTCCTATGACGAAATCGGCATTGTGACGGACGATAGTGGCTGGATCGCGCTCGCGCCCGAGCGCGCGGTTGCTTAG
- a CDS encoding DUF1674 domain-containing protein, with protein MIEEQGKTEAADQPQKQLTPEARRALAEAEARRKLYREAEAAMPKEIGGRGGKEPGRYGDWEVKGLTSDF; from the coding sequence ATGATCGAAGAGCAAGGCAAAACCGAAGCCGCCGACCAGCCGCAAAAGCAACTGACACCGGAGGCGCGGCGCGCGCTGGCTGAAGCCGAGGCCAGGCGTAAGCTCTACCGCGAAGCGGAAGCGGCGATGCCAAAGGAAATCGGCGGCCGCGGCGGCAAGGAGCCCGGGCGCTACGGCGACTGGGAAGTGAAAGGCCTCACCAGCGACTTCTAG
- the htpX gene encoding zinc metalloprotease HtpX, with amino-acid sequence MNTLRTAMLLAAMTALFMGVGYLIGGSGGMVIALLIAAGTNLFSYWNADKMVLSMNRAIEVDEKNAPEYYAIVRALAKQAGLPMPKTYLIDNPQPNAFATGRNPENAAVAASTGLLQRLSHEEVAAVMAHELAHVQHRDTLTMTIVATLAGAISMLGNFAFFLGGSRENNNPFGFVGVLVAMLVAPFAAMIVQMAVSRTREYEADRRGAEICGNPLWLASALSKIARGAEQIPNEDAERNPAMAHLFIINPLHGERMDNLFSTHPSTENRIAALQEMARAMGGASAAARREAPARTAADEVPAGPWGKPADPAPKAEPPPAKPNPWGRNPTGPRNVRSKGPWS; translated from the coding sequence ATGAACACGCTTCGCACCGCCATGCTTCTCGCCGCGATGACGGCGCTGTTCATGGGCGTCGGCTATCTGATCGGCGGCTCGGGCGGCATGGTCATCGCGCTTCTGATCGCCGCAGGCACCAACCTGTTCAGCTATTGGAACGCCGACAAGATGGTGCTGTCGATGAACCGCGCCATCGAGGTCGACGAGAAGAACGCGCCCGAATATTACGCGATCGTCCGGGCGCTGGCCAAGCAGGCCGGCCTGCCGATGCCGAAGACCTATCTGATCGACAACCCGCAGCCCAATGCCTTCGCCACCGGCCGCAATCCCGAGAACGCCGCGGTGGCTGCGTCCACCGGCCTGCTCCAGCGCCTCTCCCATGAGGAAGTCGCGGCGGTCATGGCGCATGAGCTTGCCCATGTGCAGCATCGCGATACGCTGACCATGACGATCGTGGCGACGCTCGCCGGCGCCATCTCGATGCTCGGCAATTTCGCCTTCTTCCTCGGCGGCAGCCGGGAGAACAACAATCCGTTCGGCTTTGTCGGCGTGCTGGTGGCCATGCTGGTCGCGCCCTTCGCCGCCATGATCGTGCAGATGGCGGTGAGCCGCACGCGCGAATACGAGGCCGACCGGCGCGGCGCCGAGATCTGCGGCAATCCGCTGTGGCTGGCCTCGGCGCTCAGTAAGATCGCGCGCGGGGCGGAGCAGATCCCCAATGAGGATGCCGAGCGCAATCCGGCGATGGCGCATCTTTTCATCATCAACCCGCTGCATGGCGAGCGCATGGACAACCTGTTCTCTACTCACCCGAGCACCGAGAACCGTATCGCCGCGCTGCAGGAGATGGCGCGCGCGATGGGCGGTGCATCGGCTGCCGCCCGGCGCGAAGCACCGGCGCGGACCGCCGCCGATGAGGTGCCGGCCGGTCCCTGGGGCAAGCCGGCAGATCCCGCCCCGAAGGCCGAGCCGCCGCCAGCGAAGCCCAATCCCTGGGGCCGCAACCCGACCGGGCCGCGCAATGTCAGGTCGAAAGGCCCCTGGTCGTGA